The following coding sequences are from one Paenibacillus sp. FSL R5-0912 window:
- a CDS encoding glycoside hydrolase family 31 protein → MKTTTQELLPLPEHLRFASEPAASAGAVIQGECYRFTVLTPALIRMEYSPKGGFEDRATQMVMNRKFPVPDFRVTDLGNRLEIMTDRLQLTCDKAPFSRHGLSVKVRNESGHLLSVWHYGDEEQDLGGTARTLDNADGVIPLEPGLLSRGGVTVVDDSRSLLLEADGTVQQREQEGIDLYLFGYGHEYLKCLKDFYRLCGSTPLLPRYALGNWWSRYYRYSEEEYITLIERFEQEQLPFSVAVMDMDWHLVDIDPKYGSGWTGYTWNRELFPDPQRFLDWLHGRGLRVTLNVHPADGVRAFEEPYLAIAGELGMDPEQGEAVEFDITDPQFLEAYFKFLHYPLEEEGVDFWWIDWQQGGMTKVPGLDPLWMLNHYHYLDSGRRGKRRLTFSRYAGLGSHRYPVGFSGDTIITWESLDFQPYFTATASNSGYGWWSHDIGGHMGGYLDDELALRWVQFGVFSPLLRLHSSASPFNSKEPWRFNRIAGEAMKDSLRLRHRLLPYLYTMNRYASREGLPLVQPMYYHHAEQREAYGVPNQYYFGTELIACPITRPVHSKTGVAEFKAWLPEGLWTDFFSGRVYDGGRRLSLYRTLEHIPVLAKAGAIVPLADLTEYTSSVANPERLEVRVFAGADGQFQLWEDAGDTAEDLDGNWCVTGMALAWGQAGQSAVFTIQPAQGNTAMVPERRSWKLLFMGCAETEVTVMAGGGAVAAETKYDEASHTLTVTVPELEVTEELAVMLTTARVAVNRVEEEVFALLNHAQIRFDHKEQIYRLVKENAGPAAALAALSSLELEPALYGAICEIVTARL, encoded by the coding sequence ATGAAAACAACAACTCAAGAGCTGCTGCCGCTGCCGGAGCACTTACGGTTCGCATCTGAACCGGCCGCAAGTGCAGGGGCAGTCATTCAAGGCGAATGCTACCGGTTCACAGTGCTTACTCCGGCGCTGATCCGGATGGAATACAGTCCTAAGGGAGGCTTCGAAGACCGGGCGACCCAGATGGTGATGAACCGTAAGTTCCCGGTTCCTGACTTCCGGGTGACCGATCTCGGGAACAGGCTTGAAATTATGACGGACCGCCTGCAGCTCACCTGTGACAAAGCGCCCTTCTCCCGGCATGGGCTGAGTGTGAAGGTGAGGAATGAATCCGGACATTTGCTGAGCGTTTGGCACTATGGGGATGAGGAGCAGGATCTCGGCGGTACCGCGCGCACGCTGGATAATGCCGACGGTGTCATTCCGCTGGAGCCGGGGTTGCTGTCGCGTGGAGGCGTTACGGTGGTGGATGACAGCCGTTCTCTGCTCCTGGAAGCAGACGGGACGGTGCAGCAGCGGGAGCAGGAGGGAATCGATCTGTACCTGTTCGGCTATGGACATGAATACCTGAAGTGCCTGAAGGATTTCTACCGGCTGTGCGGCAGCACTCCGCTACTGCCGCGGTATGCGCTTGGCAACTGGTGGAGCCGGTATTACCGGTATTCCGAGGAAGAGTATATTACGCTGATTGAACGTTTTGAACAGGAGCAGCTTCCGTTCTCCGTAGCGGTGATGGATATGGACTGGCATCTGGTCGATATTGATCCGAAGTACGGCAGCGGCTGGACCGGCTACACCTGGAACCGGGAGCTGTTCCCGGACCCGCAGCGTTTCCTGGACTGGCTGCATGGCAGGGGCTTGCGCGTAACGCTAAATGTCCATCCCGCTGACGGGGTACGGGCCTTCGAGGAGCCGTATCTGGCAATTGCGGGGGAGTTGGGCATGGACCCGGAGCAAGGGGAGGCAGTGGAGTTTGATATTACCGATCCGCAGTTCCTGGAGGCCTACTTCAAGTTCCTGCATTATCCGCTGGAGGAAGAGGGCGTTGACTTCTGGTGGATCGACTGGCAGCAGGGCGGGATGACTAAGGTTCCGGGTCTTGATCCGCTCTGGATGCTGAATCACTATCATTACCTGGACAGCGGCCGGCGGGGGAAGCGGCGGCTTACCTTCTCGCGTTATGCAGGTCTTGGCAGCCACCGTTATCCGGTAGGGTTCTCCGGCGACACGATCATCACCTGGGAGTCGTTGGACTTCCAGCCGTATTTCACGGCAACGGCGTCCAATAGCGGGTATGGCTGGTGGAGTCATGATATCGGCGGCCATATGGGCGGGTATCTGGATGATGAGCTGGCATTGCGCTGGGTGCAGTTCGGCGTATTCTCCCCGCTGCTGCGGCTGCACAGCTCAGCCAGTCCGTTCAACAGCAAGGAGCCATGGCGGTTCAATCGAATTGCCGGGGAGGCTATGAAGGATTCCCTGCGTCTGCGGCACCGCCTGCTGCCCTATCTGTATACGATGAACCGTTATGCCAGCCGGGAAGGACTTCCGCTGGTGCAGCCGATGTATTACCATCACGCGGAGCAGCGGGAAGCTTACGGGGTGCCGAATCAGTATTATTTCGGCACCGAGCTGATCGCATGTCCGATTACCCGGCCTGTACATTCCAAGACAGGCGTGGCGGAGTTCAAGGCCTGGCTGCCGGAAGGGCTGTGGACCGACTTCTTCAGCGGAAGAGTCTATGACGGCGGCAGAAGGCTGTCCTTGTACCGCACGCTGGAGCATATTCCGGTGCTGGCGAAGGCGGGGGCCATCGTGCCGCTGGCCGATCTGACGGAGTATACGTCATCGGTGGCCAACCCGGAACGGCTGGAGGTACGGGTGTTTGCCGGAGCGGACGGCCAGTTCCAGCTCTGGGAGGACGCAGGTGACACTGCGGAAGACCTGGACGGGAACTGGTGTGTTACCGGGATGGCCCTGGCATGGGGACAAGCCGGACAGTCGGCGGTCTTCACCATTCAGCCTGCGCAGGGTAATACTGCGATGGTGCCGGAGCGGCGGAGCTGGAAGCTGCTCTTCATGGGCTGTGCAGAGACAGAGGTGACAGTCATGGCTGGAGGAGGAGCGGTTGCGGCCGAAACTAAGTATGATGAGGCTTCGCATACCCTGACCGTTACTGTGCCGGAGCTTGAGGTGACTGAGGAGCTGGCGGTAATGCTCACTACGGCACGGGTTGCGGTGAACCGGGTGGAGGAGGAGGTATTTGCGCTGCTAAACCATGCGCAGATCCGGTTCGACCATAAGGAGCAAATCTACCGGCTGGTAAAGGAGAACGCGGGTCCTGCGGCGGCACTTGCCGCGCTATCCTCGCTGGAGCTGGAGCCTGCGCTGTATGGGGCGATATGTGAGATTGTGACGGCCCGGTTGTAA
- a CDS encoding carbohydrate ABC transporter permease, which yields MGVLEPAASKRTGKIKNNRSSDSVMEIIMYVIAVLFLIILIYPLYFIVIASFSDPSAVAGGKVWLFPRGFTLDGYQELLRHKNIWIGYRNTILYTVVGTVIGLVVNISAAYALSRKDLAGRKILSLFFIFTMFFNGGLIPTFLTIRDFHMYDTFLVMVLPFSVGVYNIIVARTFFQTSLPGDLWEAAQIDGCGNLRYFLQVVLPLSKAIIAVLGLWIAVGYWNSYFNALIYLKNPNMYPLQLILRNILITNQMQSGIGSGEAAQIALRLANMMRYSVIIIATVPIMCVYPFVQKYFNQGVMIGAVKE from the coding sequence ATGGGAGTACTAGAGCCTGCAGCCAGCAAGAGAACTGGCAAAATCAAAAATAACCGGTCCTCGGATTCGGTAATGGAAATTATTATGTATGTTATCGCTGTCCTGTTTCTGATCATCCTGATCTATCCGCTGTATTTCATCGTCATTGCTTCATTCAGTGATCCGTCTGCGGTGGCGGGCGGCAAGGTCTGGCTGTTCCCGAGGGGGTTCACGCTTGACGGTTACCAGGAGCTGCTGCGGCATAAAAACATCTGGATTGGCTACCGGAATACCATCCTCTATACGGTGGTGGGGACGGTCATTGGTCTGGTTGTGAATATATCGGCAGCCTACGCACTGTCCAGAAAAGACCTGGCGGGACGCAAAATCCTCTCGCTGTTCTTCATCTTCACCATGTTCTTCAACGGCGGGCTGATCCCGACCTTCCTGACGATCCGGGACTTCCACATGTATGATACCTTCCTGGTTATGGTGCTGCCGTTCTCGGTTGGCGTCTACAACATTATCGTAGCCCGGACCTTCTTCCAGACGAGCCTTCCCGGAGATCTGTGGGAAGCGGCGCAGATTGACGGCTGCGGGAATCTGCGTTATTTCCTGCAGGTGGTGCTGCCGCTGTCCAAAGCGATTATTGCCGTGCTCGGCCTATGGATTGCCGTCGGGTATTGGAACTCCTACTTCAACGCGCTAATCTATCTGAAGAATCCGAATATGTATCCGCTGCAGCTGATTCTCCGTAACATTCTGATCACGAATCAGATGCAGTCGGGCATCGGCAGCGGTGAAGCGGCACAGATTGCCCTGCGTCTGGCTAATATGATGCGCTATTCCGTTATTATCATTGCTACAGTTCCCATTATGTGTGTGTATCCGTTCGTCCAGAAGTATTTCAATCAAGGCGTCATGATTGGTGCCGTGAAGGAATAG
- a CDS encoding ABC transporter permease, translating to MKSGQSSPAAAIGQIKRNWGLYLLLLPAVVLTLLFAYKPMYGVLIAFKNYSPALGIDGSPWAGFKYFDKFFNSYQFSNTIKNTLIISVYSLITFPIPIILALMVNQMRPNRFRRFFQTVSYMPHFISTVVMVGLMMILLSPSTGLVGNLYSLFGGEAPDLMGSTSLFSSVYVWSDVWQHVGWDSIIFIAALSSVDPSLYEAATVDGASRWNKVRYIDIPMLMPTAITLLILRVGGLLGVGFEKVYLMQNDLNITSSEILSTYVYKIGLLSSQYSFSSAINLFNTVINFILLIMVNQLSKKLSENSLW from the coding sequence ATGAAATCCGGTCAGTCCAGTCCGGCAGCAGCCATCGGACAGATCAAACGAAACTGGGGACTGTATCTATTGCTGCTTCCCGCAGTTGTGCTTACGTTATTGTTCGCATACAAACCGATGTACGGGGTGCTCATCGCCTTCAAGAATTACAGCCCGGCGCTGGGAATTGACGGCAGTCCGTGGGCGGGATTCAAGTATTTTGACAAGTTCTTCAATTCCTATCAATTCTCGAACACGATTAAGAATACGCTGATTATTAGCGTGTACAGCCTGATCACCTTCCCGATCCCGATTATCCTTGCGCTAATGGTCAATCAGATGCGGCCGAACCGGTTCAGACGTTTTTTCCAGACCGTGTCATATATGCCGCATTTCATCTCCACAGTCGTAATGGTGGGCCTGATGATGATTCTGCTCTCGCCAAGCACCGGGCTGGTCGGTAATCTGTACAGCCTGTTCGGCGGGGAGGCTCCTGATCTGATGGGCTCGACCTCGCTATTCAGCAGTGTGTATGTCTGGTCGGATGTGTGGCAGCATGTCGGCTGGGACAGCATTATTTTCATTGCCGCGCTCTCGTCGGTCGATCCGAGCCTGTACGAAGCTGCTACGGTGGATGGGGCCAGCCGCTGGAATAAAGTCCGTTATATCGATATCCCGATGCTGATGCCGACGGCGATCACGCTGCTGATTCTCCGGGTGGGCGGTCTGCTGGGCGTAGGATTTGAGAAGGTCTATCTGATGCAGAATGATCTGAATATCACCTCCAGTGAGATTCTGTCCACCTATGTTTACAAAATCGGCCTGCTCAGCAGCCAATACAGCTTCTCGTCAGCGATCAACCTGTTCAATACGGTCATCAACTTTATTCTGCTGATCATGGTGAACCAGCTTTCCAAAAAACTTAGTGAAAACAGCCTGTGGTAG
- a CDS encoding alpha-amylase family glycosyl hydrolase, with amino-acid sequence MAKLTEVTLRNQVVYSIYVRNHSEEGTFKAVEKDLERIKELGVDIIWLLPVHPIGLVARKGGLGSPYANQDYREMNPELGSLADFRSLTEAIHRLGMKCIIDVVYNHTSPDSWLVEHHPEFFYRTPEGKLGNRVGDWGDIVDLDYNNQELWDYQIESLKMWAGMVDGFRCDVAPLLPLDFWLNAREEVAAVNPGCLWLAESIEPDFTMHLRSRGMASLSDSEVLQAFDACYDYDVYPYFTGYLNGSVTLGSYIEKINAQEYIYPGNYVKLRFLENHDRPRAKQLFPEENELINWTAFMYFQKGMPLIYGGQETENEVCPDLFDKCTVSWNTGKDLSWLFKALYPIKHKAIMAHGVCQFTAHEEDGMVCGMHTWGEQKLAGVFSLRGRQGDVELELPDGAYVNLIDGSAVNVAEGRLHCSGRPVIIEA; translated from the coding sequence ATGGCTAAATTAACGGAAGTAACCCTGCGGAACCAAGTGGTCTATTCCATCTATGTGCGCAATCACAGCGAAGAAGGAACCTTCAAGGCGGTAGAGAAGGATCTGGAGCGCATCAAGGAGCTTGGTGTGGATATTATCTGGCTGCTGCCGGTGCACCCGATTGGCCTTGTGGCCCGCAAGGGCGGGCTTGGCAGTCCTTATGCCAATCAGGATTACCGGGAGATGAATCCGGAGCTTGGCAGTCTGGCGGATTTCCGGAGTCTGACGGAGGCCATTCATAGGCTCGGGATGAAATGCATCATTGATGTGGTCTATAACCATACTTCGCCCGACTCCTGGCTGGTGGAACATCATCCTGAATTCTTCTACAGGACTCCGGAGGGCAAGCTTGGTAACCGTGTTGGCGACTGGGGCGACATTGTGGATCTGGACTATAACAATCAGGAGCTGTGGGATTATCAGATCGAATCGCTGAAAATGTGGGCCGGAATGGTAGACGGCTTCCGCTGTGACGTAGCCCCTCTGCTGCCGCTGGACTTCTGGCTGAACGCCAGGGAAGAGGTGGCTGCGGTTAACCCCGGCTGCCTATGGCTTGCCGAATCCATCGAACCGGACTTCACGATGCATCTGCGTTCCCGGGGCATGGCCAGTCTGTCCGACAGCGAGGTGCTCCAGGCGTTTGATGCCTGCTATGACTATGATGTGTACCCGTATTTCACGGGCTATCTGAACGGCAGCGTTACGCTCGGCAGCTATATAGAGAAGATCAATGCGCAGGAGTATATCTATCCGGGCAATTATGTGAAGCTGCGGTTTCTGGAGAACCATGACCGGCCGCGGGCCAAGCAACTGTTCCCGGAGGAGAATGAGCTGATCAACTGGACGGCATTCATGTATTTCCAGAAGGGCATGCCGCTGATCTACGGCGGGCAGGAGACGGAGAATGAGGTCTGTCCCGATCTGTTCGACAAGTGTACTGTCAGCTGGAATACGGGGAAGGACCTGTCCTGGCTGTTCAAAGCGCTGTACCCCATTAAGCACAAAGCAATTATGGCCCATGGTGTCTGTCAGTTTACGGCACATGAAGAAGACGGAATGGTCTGCGGCATGCATACCTGGGGTGAGCAGAAGCTGGCTGGTGTGTTCAGCCTGAGAGGCAGGCAGGGAGATGTGGAGCTGGAGCTTCCGGATGGAGCGTATGTCAATTTGATTGACGGCAGCGCGGTAAACGTGGCCGAGGGCAGATTGCACTGCAGCGGCCGGCCGGTGATCATCGAAGCATGA
- a CDS encoding LacI family DNA-binding transcriptional regulator — protein MTVTMAKVARRAGVSISTVSRVLSGRPVVREEVSRKVKQVMEELGYTPNIIAKSLVLKSARCFCILLPGPSEQAILGLMFMETLRGIIAEAGRLGYDTIICSGADEQEELKAVSGLLKGHRADGVILLPSSGEEAVMGYLQSSGYPFVLAGRCGGDEGIISAGTQQNMADFEAAQHLVREGYELGTLAVRALTGKIRLPEHLKASRIV, from the coding sequence ATGACGGTTACGATGGCAAAAGTCGCCCGGAGAGCGGGAGTCTCCATCTCCACGGTCTCCCGGGTGCTGTCCGGTCGGCCGGTGGTCCGGGAGGAAGTCTCCCGCAAGGTGAAGCAGGTGATGGAGGAGCTGGGGTATACGCCGAATATCATCGCGAAGAGCCTGGTGTTGAAGTCAGCCCGTTGCTTCTGCATTCTGCTGCCGGGACCTTCAGAGCAGGCCATCTTAGGTCTGATGTTCATGGAGACCCTGCGCGGAATTATAGCGGAGGCGGGCCGCTTAGGATATGACACGATCATCTGTTCAGGTGCGGATGAGCAGGAGGAACTGAAGGCTGTCTCCGGTCTCTTGAAGGGGCACCGCGCAGACGGAGTCATTCTGCTGCCATCCAGCGGGGAAGAGGCTGTGATGGGGTATTTGCAGAGCAGCGGCTACCCTTTTGTCTTGGCAGGCCGCTGCGGCGGTGATGAAGGGATCATAAGTGCGGGTACGCAGCAGAATATGGCAGATTTTGAGGCTGCGCAGCATCTGGTCAGGGAGGGATATGAGCTGGGAACTCTTGCTGTCCGGGCATTAACCGGGAAGATCAGGCTTCCAGAGCATCTCAAGGCAAGCAGAATCGTGTAA
- a CDS encoding extracellular solute-binding protein: MVKQNRKPVAKTWAISLMAAAMLVGLAGCGSGNKENNTAAVDTDSFNKEGLPIVKEPVTLKVLTVRWGSMGDTFTKNQWLIDLEKNTNVKIDWQVMSSNDWAEQKSILLASGTLPDVVLGDQTFTDSDIVNNLSYFRPLDDYIDQYMPNLKAAMEETPDMKKISTFPDGKIYSMPTRLPSRPKSSRQPVINKTWLDKLGLKVPETIDELYTVLKAFKEQDPNGNGKADEIPYIEVSNDMISPFGIADLNTNNMLVKDGKAVYYPITEEYKEGMKWENKLYSEGLLDKELFTQDATMISAKFQNPDAPIVGFTYQWTPDAVFGKWSDQYVTIPPVAGPDGNRYTIGNPIGMSLNRNELLITSSCKTPEIAARWADQFYTNEASIQNFWGAIGTVIQKNDNDTYTLMDPPSGTSADAWYWDQSLRDFGPKYVSPSFEQKIVLNPEAGDGLKLELDKLGSEYVTTPFPNVMYTSEEFEELPTLTTDIDTYVNTMRAQFISKGDIDGNWDAYVKKLNDMGLDKLVKIRTDAYGRYNSVK, translated from the coding sequence ATGGTTAAACAGAACAGGAAACCGGTGGCCAAGACGTGGGCGATCTCACTAATGGCGGCAGCGATGCTTGTCGGACTGGCCGGATGCGGCAGCGGCAACAAAGAGAATAACACGGCGGCTGTAGACACGGACAGCTTCAATAAAGAAGGCCTGCCGATCGTCAAGGAGCCGGTAACGCTTAAGGTACTGACGGTACGCTGGGGCAGCATGGGGGATACCTTCACCAAGAACCAGTGGCTGATCGATCTCGAGAAGAATACCAATGTCAAAATCGACTGGCAGGTCATGTCCTCCAATGACTGGGCCGAACAGAAATCCATTCTGCTGGCCAGCGGCACACTGCCGGATGTCGTGCTGGGCGATCAGACCTTCACCGACTCCGATATCGTGAACAATCTCAGCTATTTCCGTCCGCTGGACGATTATATTGATCAGTATATGCCTAATCTCAAGGCCGCGATGGAAGAAACACCAGATATGAAGAAGATCAGCACCTTCCCGGACGGTAAAATCTACTCCATGCCGACCCGGCTGCCTTCGCGTCCGAAGAGCTCACGCCAGCCGGTCATCAACAAAACCTGGCTCGACAAGCTGGGCCTGAAGGTTCCGGAAACGATTGACGAGCTCTACACTGTGCTCAAAGCCTTCAAGGAGCAGGACCCGAACGGAAACGGCAAAGCGGATGAAATTCCGTATATTGAAGTAAGCAATGATATGATCAGTCCGTTTGGAATTGCCGATCTGAATACCAACAACATGCTGGTTAAAGACGGCAAGGCTGTGTATTACCCGATAACGGAGGAGTACAAGGAAGGCATGAAATGGGAGAATAAGCTGTATTCCGAAGGTCTGCTCGACAAAGAGCTGTTCACCCAGGACGCTACGATGATCTCAGCCAAGTTCCAGAACCCGGATGCGCCGATCGTCGGCTTCACCTACCAGTGGACACCGGATGCCGTATTCGGCAAATGGAGTGACCAGTATGTAACGATTCCGCCGGTTGCCGGACCGGATGGTAACCGCTACACCATCGGCAATCCGATCGGGATGAGTCTGAACCGCAACGAGCTGCTGATCACTTCTTCCTGCAAAACACCGGAGATTGCCGCACGCTGGGCGGACCAGTTCTACACGAACGAAGCGAGCATTCAGAACTTCTGGGGAGCAATCGGAACGGTTATCCAGAAGAATGATAACGACACCTATACACTGATGGACCCTCCAAGCGGAACCAGCGCAGATGCCTGGTACTGGGATCAGTCCCTGCGGGACTTCGGACCGAAATATGTCAGCCCGTCCTTTGAACAGAAGATCGTACTTAACCCGGAAGCGGGCGACGGTCTTAAGCTGGAGCTCGACAAGCTGGGCAGTGAATATGTAACGACACCGTTCCCTAACGTAATGTACACTTCCGAGGAGTTCGAAGAGCTTCCGACGTTGACCACGGATATCGATACTTATGTGAACACCATGCGTGCACAGTTTATCAGCAAAGGGGATATCGACGGGAACTGGGATGCTTATGTGAAGAAGCTGAACGATATGGGTCTGGATAAGCTGGTGAAGATCCGCACGGATGCATACGGACGTTACAACAGCGTGAAATAA
- a CDS encoding sensor histidine kinase produces the protein MVKKTARNKPYPIRHYVRVTILISFIVLILDLVISVASISIVKQQSTRYLQDTADLYINRINHDFAYINHYMGWTLANDESLNMMNAHDKTSKEFINSNEDLHKRFTELQKNYGQEYNFFYYLKNQSFFLNCAPISIDYTVYRELKKQIISFIDDKEVYEKFYSRWTPILVNGKYYIINIVPYHNRYFIGMISADNLITPLRQINLGANGYASLVDENGTDLSTLVSNSGKPLQEEAGIRNLFQSRTTIESEFSGTAFSAKMVIKFGAFEKIMIAQLLIMLLFFMVTSTLCAVMLFFNRKVLGPIQSFSESLTHLNEDGQPAGFKSSTIIELEEASAQFKDLALQIRNYKIAMYEQELEKQSIQLDFMKQQIKPHFFLNCLTSIYSMAQIQMYEEIEQMAMSTSKYFRYIFQGSEDFVLLKDEIEHVRIYLDIQKSRYRDAFIYQIEQEAQTTDMKIPPLVLQTFIENSIKYAISRANEVQIRLTVKRRRMDNEEMTMIQISDTGPGFPAEVLDKLVQGKPLDQSKGNQIGIMNTLKRLEYLYLSKAAVSFSNPAEGGACITLCLPDLPELSTGTEQLL, from the coding sequence ATGGTCAAAAAAACGGCACGAAACAAACCCTACCCGATACGCCATTATGTTAGAGTCACGATCCTGATCTCATTCATTGTGCTTATTCTGGATCTTGTCATCAGCGTTGCTTCCATTTCCATCGTCAAGCAGCAGTCCACCCGGTATTTGCAGGATACCGCCGATTTGTATATCAACCGGATTAATCATGATTTTGCCTACATTAATCATTATATGGGCTGGACGCTCGCGAACGATGAGAGCCTGAATATGATGAATGCCCACGACAAGACCAGCAAAGAGTTTATTAATTCAAACGAGGATTTGCACAAACGGTTTACAGAGCTCCAGAAGAATTACGGGCAGGAATATAACTTTTTCTACTATTTAAAAAACCAATCCTTCTTCCTGAATTGCGCCCCCATCAGCATCGATTATACCGTCTACCGGGAGCTGAAGAAGCAGATTATTTCTTTTATTGATGATAAAGAGGTGTATGAGAAGTTCTATTCCCGCTGGACCCCTATACTCGTGAACGGTAAATATTACATTATCAACATTGTTCCGTACCACAACCGTTATTTCATCGGGATGATCTCGGCCGATAATCTCATTACCCCGCTCCGCCAGATTAATTTGGGTGCGAACGGCTATGCTTCACTTGTTGATGAGAACGGGACAGACCTCTCCACTCTGGTCTCGAACAGCGGCAAGCCTCTGCAGGAAGAGGCGGGCATCCGGAACCTGTTCCAGTCGCGCACAACCATTGAGAGTGAGTTCTCCGGTACAGCCTTCAGCGCCAAGATGGTAATCAAATTCGGGGCTTTCGAGAAAATTATGATTGCCCAGCTGCTCATCATGCTGCTCTTCTTCATGGTCACCTCTACGCTCTGCGCCGTCATGCTGTTCTTCAACCGCAAGGTGCTCGGACCGATCCAGAGCTTCTCGGAGAGTCTGACGCACCTGAATGAAGACGGCCAGCCCGCCGGGTTCAAGAGCAGCACAATCATCGAGCTGGAAGAGGCCAGCGCGCAGTTCAAGGATTTGGCCCTGCAGATCCGCAATTACAAAATCGCCATGTACGAGCAGGAACTGGAGAAGCAGAGTATCCAGCTGGACTTCATGAAGCAGCAGATCAAGCCCCATTTCTTCCTGAATTGCCTGACCAGTATCTACAGCATGGCGCAGATTCAAATGTACGAGGAGATTGAGCAGATGGCGATGTCCACCTCGAAATATTTCAGATATATTTTTCAAGGCAGCGAGGACTTTGTCCTGCTTAAGGATGAGATTGAGCATGTGCGGATCTATCTCGATATTCAGAAAAGCAGGTACCGGGACGCTTTCATCTATCAGATTGAACAGGAAGCGCAGACTACAGACATGAAGATCCCTCCGCTGGTGCTGCAGACCTTTATCGAGAATTCAATCAAATACGCGATCTCCAGAGCTAACGAGGTGCAGATCAGGCTTACTGTGAAACGCCGCAGAATGGATAATGAAGAGATGACCATGATCCAGATTTCCGACACCGGTCCCGGATTCCCCGCAGAGGTGCTGGATAAGCTTGTGCAGGGTAAGCCGCTGGACCAGTCCAAAGGCAACCAGATTGGCATTATGAATACGCTTAAACGGCTGGAATACCTCTATTTGAGCAAAGCAGCCGTCAGCTTTTCCAATCCCGCAGAAGGCGGCGCATGCATCACCCTTTGCCTACCGGATCTGCCGGAACTCTCAACAGGAACGGAGCAACTCTTATGA